Proteins encoded by one window of Paenibacillus sp. DCT19:
- a CDS encoding AraC family transcriptional regulator has translation MSSTYLPPLLGESVHEVFYPDVQTTVNLFAIHLRSVAADWDYPAHEHPQYELNYVTEGEQLMTVNGHVYKQKAGELLLIPPGSIHSSQSRNDQGFTYFCMHFDIDDQLFLSLLARIKQVLFSSDSTVTQKIEPVLRKLMNTAPHPTPSAMVQRMQLQSAVFELFGHLWEAVSQEVAQSFTDSYEKIELAHQIRNRLQGLVSQQFKQGRETDTHYGIDDIASELGISSSHCNRVFKQVFGQSPRVVLSEMVLHEAKLLLVNSTRSIQQISSMLGYKDIAHFSRQFKRWSGISPSQYRMERANEK, from the coding sequence ATGTCTTCTACCTATCTGCCTCCGCTTCTAGGAGAAAGTGTACATGAAGTCTTTTACCCGGATGTACAGACGACCGTCAATCTATTTGCGATCCACTTGCGCAGTGTTGCTGCAGATTGGGATTATCCGGCACATGAGCATCCTCAGTATGAATTGAATTATGTAACAGAGGGCGAACAATTGATGACGGTTAACGGTCACGTTTACAAGCAAAAGGCTGGCGAATTACTCCTGATTCCTCCAGGTAGCATTCATTCCAGCCAAAGTCGTAATGATCAAGGTTTTACATATTTCTGCATGCACTTTGATATCGATGATCAATTGTTTCTTTCCCTGCTTGCACGAATTAAACAAGTTTTGTTCAGTTCAGATAGCACAGTGACACAAAAAATTGAGCCTGTACTTCGTAAATTAATGAACACTGCCCCTCATCCTACTCCCAGTGCCATGGTGCAACGTATGCAGCTTCAATCCGCTGTATTTGAATTGTTCGGTCACTTGTGGGAAGCTGTCTCGCAAGAAGTAGCTCAGTCATTTACAGACAGCTATGAGAAGATCGAACTCGCTCATCAAATACGGAATCGTCTACAGGGCTTGGTAAGCCAACAATTCAAGCAAGGTCGGGAAACAGATACACACTATGGCATCGACGATATTGCGTCAGAACTGGGAATCAGCTCTTCTCATTGTAATCGGGTATTCAAACAGGTATTTGGGCAATCTCCGCGCGTTGTTTTGTCCGAAATGGTTTTGCATGAAGCGAAGCTATTACTGGTTAATTCAACTCGATCGATCCAGCAAATTTCATCCATGCTTGGTTACAAGGACATTGCTCATTTCAGTCGTCAATTCAAGCGCTGGTCAGGGATATCACCTTCTCAATACCGAATGGAACGAGCGAACGAGAAGTAA
- a CDS encoding NAD(P)-dependent alcohol dehydrogenase produces MRQHSIPETMMAAVMKEPGHILIEEQKVPIPKADEVLIQVMAVGVCGSDVHYFEHGRIGRFVVENPIILGHECAGIVAAVGSDVTRLKQGDRVAIEPGVTCGRCSACKEGRYNLCPDVQFLATPPVDGAFVQYMTIREDMAFPIPDHLSFEEAALNEPFSVGIHAARRSKLAPGTTLAIMGMGPVGLMAVAAAKSFGVERIIVTDLEEVRLDAARRLGATHTINVRNEDALSIIRELTNGQGVDTAWETAGNPKALQTALYSLRRGGKLAIVGLPAQDEIALNVPFIADNEVDIYGIFRYANTYSAGIEFLSSGKHDVMTLITDRYSLEDTQQAMERALHNKSGSLKVMVYPNGM; encoded by the coding sequence ATGAGACAACATTCAATTCCTGAGACAATGATGGCAGCGGTTATGAAGGAGCCAGGGCACATCCTCATTGAAGAGCAGAAAGTTCCGATTCCTAAGGCAGATGAGGTACTCATCCAAGTCATGGCTGTAGGCGTATGTGGGTCTGATGTACATTATTTCGAACATGGTCGAATTGGGCGCTTCGTCGTGGAAAATCCGATTATACTGGGTCATGAGTGTGCTGGAATCGTGGCAGCGGTGGGCTCTGATGTGACCAGGCTCAAGCAGGGAGACCGCGTAGCCATCGAACCTGGGGTAACCTGTGGCAGGTGTTCGGCTTGTAAGGAGGGGCGCTATAATTTGTGTCCGGATGTGCAATTCTTGGCGACACCTCCTGTCGATGGAGCATTTGTTCAATACATGACGATACGTGAAGATATGGCATTTCCGATTCCAGACCATCTTTCGTTTGAGGAAGCAGCCTTGAACGAACCATTCTCGGTAGGTATTCATGCCGCACGTCGTAGCAAGCTTGCTCCGGGAACAACGTTAGCCATTATGGGCATGGGGCCAGTAGGCTTAATGGCTGTAGCCGCGGCGAAGTCGTTCGGAGTCGAGCGAATTATTGTAACAGACTTGGAAGAAGTTCGACTTGACGCCGCACGCCGACTCGGAGCTACGCACACAATCAATGTACGGAATGAAGACGCACTTTCAATCATTCGTGAACTCACGAATGGTCAAGGTGTTGATACCGCGTGGGAAACTGCCGGCAATCCCAAAGCACTACAGACAGCGCTGTATTCACTACGTCGCGGAGGGAAACTCGCCATTGTTGGTTTACCTGCTCAGGACGAAATAGCGCTGAATGTTCCTTTTATTGCGGATAATGAGGTCGATATTTACGGGATATTCCGCTATGCGAATACGTATAGTGCAGGGATTGAATTCTTGAGCTCTGGTAAACATGACGTGATGACGCTGATTACCGATCGTTATAGCCTGGAGGACACGCAGCAGGCGATGGAGCGAGCTTTGCACAACAAAAGCGGAAGTCTTAAAGTGATGGTTTACCCTAATGGGATGTAA
- a CDS encoding HPr family phosphocarrier protein, which produces MRTHEFTIHTDFHRDDLMSVSSQASRFASDISMSFLDADYERRVDVKSLLGMALLPIRQGSIVRLQTRGWDELEALEYMLDVLEKGRK; this is translated from the coding sequence GTGAGAACACATGAATTTACGATTCACACGGATTTTCACCGAGATGATCTGATGTCTGTTTCTTCTCAAGCATCACGTTTTGCCTCCGATATTTCAATGTCGTTTCTGGATGCTGATTATGAACGTCGAGTTGATGTCAAAAGCTTGCTCGGTATGGCTCTTCTGCCTATAAGGCAAGGGAGTATTGTCAGATTGCAAACCAGAGGTTGGGATGAGCTTGAGGCTCTAGAGTACATGTTAGATGTGCTGGAGAAGGGAAGAAAATAA
- a CDS encoding type B 50S ribosomal protein L31 translates to MPKADIHPKTQIVIFYDASADYKFLSSSTKFSNETMEWEDGNTYPVIRVDTSSASHPFFTGKQRNVDIGGRVDKFNRKYNLKN, encoded by the coding sequence ATGCCAAAAGCTGATATCCATCCAAAGACACAAATCGTAATTTTCTACGATGCAAGCGCTGATTACAAATTCTTGAGTTCTTCGACTAAATTCTCGAACGAAACAATGGAATGGGAAGATGGTAACACTTACCCAGTAATCCGTGTGGACACTAGCTCCGCATCCCACCCGTTCTTCACTGGTAAACAAAGAAACGTGGACATCGGTGGTCGTGTTGACAAGTTCAACCGTAAATACAACCTCAAAAACTAG
- a CDS encoding Dabb family protein, translated as MSSITHMVTFTLYVGKDTPEAESFLQESQTALAAIPGVEQFQVFRQVSEKNEFDYSFSMVFANQAAYDAYNNHPVHVQYVAERWEKEVSRFQEIDLIQHTS; from the coding sequence ATGAGTAGCATTACACATATGGTCACTTTTACACTTTACGTGGGCAAGGATACGCCTGAGGCAGAGTCCTTTTTGCAGGAAAGCCAAACGGCGCTAGCAGCGATCCCAGGTGTGGAGCAGTTTCAAGTATTTCGCCAAGTGAGCGAGAAAAATGAATTCGATTACAGCTTTTCGATGGTTTTTGCGAATCAAGCTGCGTATGATGCATACAACAACCACCCGGTTCATGTCCAATATGTAGCAGAACGCTGGGAAAAAGAAGTCAGTCGTTTCCAAGAAATTGATCTGATCCAACATACATCATAA
- a CDS encoding SDR family NAD(P)-dependent oxidoreductase — MLKQLDLTGKTALVTGATGQLGRVIARTLADCGADIALHYINNETKARELQREIESMGKQAIIVQGDITKPETAPRLQEQIQSSLGGVDIVVANAVIQYAWTTVLEQAPEDYLGQFESCVMQSVYLAKAFIPYMKEVKGGRFIGINTECAMQNFETQSAYTAGKRGMDGLYRVLAKEVGEYQITVNQVAPGWTISERDRSSEPGHDEGYTRTVPLKRRGEDQEIANAVAFLASDLSSFITGAYIPVNGGNVMPAI, encoded by the coding sequence ATGTTGAAACAATTGGATCTCACAGGAAAGACGGCGTTGGTTACTGGAGCGACCGGTCAATTAGGAAGAGTGATTGCGCGTACCCTCGCTGATTGTGGTGCTGATATTGCCTTGCATTACATAAATAATGAGACCAAGGCTCGGGAGCTTCAACGTGAAATTGAGAGCATGGGCAAACAAGCCATTATTGTTCAAGGTGACATTACCAAACCTGAGACGGCTCCACGTTTGCAAGAACAAATTCAATCTAGCCTAGGTGGGGTAGATATCGTTGTGGCGAATGCTGTCATTCAATATGCGTGGACAACGGTGTTAGAACAGGCGCCTGAAGACTACCTCGGACAATTCGAGTCTTGTGTAATGCAGAGCGTCTATCTAGCCAAAGCCTTTATTCCTTATATGAAAGAGGTTAAAGGTGGGCGATTTATAGGCATTAACACCGAATGTGCAATGCAAAATTTCGAGACACAGTCCGCATATACTGCGGGTAAACGTGGAATGGATGGCTTGTACCGTGTACTAGCAAAAGAAGTCGGCGAATATCAAATCACCGTTAATCAGGTAGCTCCTGGCTGGACAATTAGCGAGCGTGATCGTTCTAGTGAACCGGGACATGATGAAGGCTATACACGTACTGTTCCGCTGAAACGAAGAGGGGAAGACCAGGAAATTGCCAATGCCGTGGCTTTTCTTGCGTCCGATCTTTCCTCATTTATTACAGGTGCATACATACCGGTTAATGGTGGCAATGTAATGCCTGCGATCTAA